In Cydia pomonella isolate Wapato2018A chromosome 1, ilCydPomo1, whole genome shotgun sequence, one genomic interval encodes:
- the LOC133530068 gene encoding uncharacterized protein LOC133530068 has product MSVTEPSQPNVNEFLAFLQQKNKLVLEGAMDVATAVQMKSRASSFTVEDICEAKQVLCKSLGIVGTYVPHRRGDETGKKTLEDIMKILRENEGRIPDFVATGILPSCDPDQVDIRCLSKEIVALRTTLAEVISKFEASLVTIAELRNEIINLRNAPTRSAASNFKNGNRPDTGVESVSLRVADTVKCAARAAAPPARPPRVRPPPITKSRQRAYADVAGQPVAANRVNAPTKVYGTRTPVKEKSTPTDVDKEGFTLVERKRKARRAPRKTLCGTAEPVNSCLRVTTPSKALYVSRLHYSAVADEVVEYVRRKTGYTLRVHQLQSRHYVHLSSFVVRVPRPLQDTIASADFWPKGVVFRRFRGNLPNPTPSQTTLRSHAVTSSPKSNV; this is encoded by the coding sequence ATGAGTGTTACCGAACCGAGTCAACCCAACGTGAATGAGTTCCTCGCCTTTctgcaacaaaaaaataagctgGTGCTGGAAGGAGCGATGGATGTGGCGACCGCTGTCCAGATGAAATCACGTGCGTCGAGTTTCACCGTCGAAGACATCTGTGAAGCGAAGCAAGTGCTGTGCAAGTCCCTTGGGATCGTCGGCACCTATGTACCTCACCGGAGAGGGGATGAAACCGGGAAGAAGACCCTTGAGGATATAATGAAAATCCTGAGGGAGAATGAAGGCCGGATTCCGGACTTTGTGGCGACGGGTATCCTGCCGTCGTGTGATCCGGATCAGGTCGACATTCGCTGCTTGTCAAAGGAAATCGTGGCCCTAAGAACAACATTAGCGGAAGTTATTTCTAAGTTTGAGGCTAGCCTAGTCACTATTGCCGAATTACGCAACGAAATCATAAATTTGCGGAATGCTCCAACTCGGTCGGCGGCTTCAAATTTCAAGAACGGTAATCGGCCTGACACCGGTGTTGAGTCAGTTAGTTTGCGTGTTGCTGACACGGTAAAATGTGCCGCACGCGCCGCTGCACCGCCCGCGCGCCCCCCGCGCGTGCGACCGCCTCCTATCACGAAGTCACGTCAGCGTGCATATGCTGACGTCGCCGGTCAGCCTGTCGCAGCTAACCGGGTCAATGCGCCTACTAAGGTGTATGGAACACGGACTCCAGTTAAGGAGAAGTCCACCCCCACCGATGTGGATAAGGAGGGATTCACACTGGTGGAAAGGAAACGCAAGGCGCGCAGGGCGCCTCGTAAGACTCTGTGTGGCACTGCGGAGCCGGTTAATTCTTGTCTACGAGTCACGACACCGAGTAAGGCACTCTACGTGTCACGCCTACATTACTCCGCCGTAGCCGACGAGGTGGTGGAGTACGTTCGTCGGAAGACTGGTTACACGCTGAGGGTACACCAGCTTCAGTCGCGTCACTATGTGCACTTAAGTTcatttgtggtgcgcgtgccgcggccGCTGCAGGACACCATCgcaagcgcggacttctggccgaagggtgtggtgtttcggcggttccggggCAACCTGCCGAATCCTACGCCGAGTCAGACGACGCTACGGAGCCACGCTGTTACGTCGTCgcccaaatccaatgtttaa
- the LOC133520235 gene encoding transmembrane protein 256 homolog, which yields MVNLMDTLMINTVTDGAMTFLRHIGVFKSKTVEAPPVTIIVKMPLWELAQEAGPFVRLAGLSGASAVVLGAMGAHRTFPETETKEDLRKIFDTANRFHFLHTLALMTVPLCKRPFIAGAFFMAGMGLFCGTCYYHAFTGDRSLRRLTPIGGSCLILGWIAMVF from the exons ATGGTAAATTTGATGGATACTTTGATGATTAATACGGTGACGGACGGAGCTATGACTTTCTTGCGCCATATC GGCGTGTTTAAGTCCAAGACCGTAGAGGCTCCACCAGTAACCATTATAGTAAAGATGCCTCTGTGGGAGTTGGCGCAAGAAGCTGGGCCGTTCGTGCGGCTCGCCGGCCTGAGCGGAGCTTCCGCCGTAGTGCTGGGAGCTATGGGTGCCCATCGCACTTTCCCAGAAACGGAAACAAAAGAAGACCTGAGGAAAATATTTGATACTGCTAATCGGTTCCATTTCCTGCACACTTTGGCGCTAATGACAGTGCCACTTTGCAAAAGACCTTTCATT GCTGGAGCATTCTTCATGGCAGGGATGGGGTTGTTCTGTGGAACCTGTTACTACCATGCATTCACTGGAGACCGCAGTTTGCGTAGACTAACACCAATAGGGGGTTCATGTCTCATACTTGGCTGGATTGCAATGGTATTTTAA